In the genome of Neisseria animaloris, one region contains:
- a CDS encoding phage tail protein, giving the protein MSKQTFRWRVDSAASVTHKFAVRTVKFGDGYEQRQATCLRPKMQMWDVQLSGKKPLIEEIKAFLDARRGVESFYWQPPGRPRMLVKTADEYRETHKGGKVYQLAVKFEEVLA; this is encoded by the coding sequence ATGTCAAAACAAACATTCCGCTGGCGGGTTGATTCCGCCGCGTCGGTAACGCACAAGTTTGCGGTGCGCACGGTTAAATTCGGCGACGGATACGAGCAGCGACAGGCAACCTGCCTGCGCCCGAAAATGCAGATGTGGGACGTGCAGTTGTCCGGCAAAAAGCCATTGATTGAAGAAATCAAGGCGTTTTTGGATGCGCGGCGCGGTGTGGAATCGTTTTACTGGCAGCCGCCCGGCAGACCGAGGATGTTAGTCAAAACCGCCGATGAATACCGCGAAACGCACAAAGGCGGTAAGGTTTATCAGCTTGCCGTGAAATTTGAAGAGGTATTGGCATGA
- a CDS encoding tail assembly protein produces MITVCLYGGLRKYGRRFDLHAETPAEALHALFVQIQGLRQAVRDGLFQVRFKGQDQTEENIESNFRRPDSGILHIVPRVAGAGRAGQLIGGVVLVVVGAVLTYTGIGGPIGGYLINAGVGLLIGGVAQMLTKQPKLDTERHGVQQSRNTSFSNLDNTAAQGQPVPLAYGLIYAGSRVVSQGVESRRLETSGDAVLTDPTARDVTLDIEKKFVTGKAATAPNGQRYNTDFENDSVRSRNYISVLKKV; encoded by the coding sequence ATGATTACAGTTTGTTTATACGGCGGCCTACGCAAATACGGCCGCCGTTTTGATTTGCACGCGGAAACGCCTGCCGAAGCCCTGCACGCGCTGTTTGTGCAGATTCAGGGCTTGCGGCAGGCGGTACGCGACGGTTTGTTTCAGGTACGCTTCAAAGGGCAAGACCAAACCGAAGAGAATATCGAAAGCAATTTCAGACGGCCTGACAGTGGTATCCTGCATATCGTCCCGCGGGTGGCTGGGGCTGGGCGTGCCGGCCAGTTGATAGGCGGCGTAGTGTTGGTGGTGGTGGGTGCGGTGTTGACTTATACCGGTATCGGCGGCCCCATTGGTGGTTACTTGATTAATGCCGGTGTGGGGTTGTTGATAGGCGGCGTGGCGCAGATGCTGACCAAGCAGCCGAAATTAGATACCGAGCGGCACGGCGTGCAGCAAAGCCGAAATACGTCGTTTTCCAATTTGGATAATACGGCGGCGCAAGGCCAGCCGGTGCCGTTGGCCTACGGTTTGATTTATGCGGGTAGCCGTGTGGTTTCGCAAGGTGTGGAATCGCGGCGTTTGGAAACGTCGGGCGATGCGGTGTTGACCGACCCAACGGCCAGAGATGTAACGCTGGATATTGAAAAGAAATTTGTTACCGGCAAGGCTGCCACCGCGCCCAACGGGCAGCGCTACAACACTGATTTTGAGAATGATTCGGTGCGTTCTCGCAACTATATATCTGTTTTAAAAAAGGTTTAG
- a CDS encoding phage minor tail protein L has translation MNARINQLSGVMLKALTAAEQDVLVDLWDVDFRALGGQVHYFCNQVNEKSQAVVWKGQAYEPYPIQADGFELTAQGAGNRPRLTVSNIMGFVTGAAEQFNHFAGVAVTRRQTYAKFLDAVNFTAGNPQADPVQEIVSKYLVERLVSMTAESAVFELAAPSESDGALIPARVMLAGVCCWQYRGEGCGYTGRAVADRFDIPTDDPKKDECSRGLLGCRARFGDGAVLPFGGFPSADKVVS, from the coding sequence ATGAATGCGCGTATCAATCAGTTATCCGGTGTGATGCTGAAAGCATTAACCGCTGCCGAACAAGATGTGTTGGTGGATTTGTGGGATGTGGATTTCCGCGCTTTGGGCGGGCAGGTTCACTATTTCTGCAATCAGGTAAACGAGAAATCGCAAGCCGTTGTATGGAAAGGGCAGGCTTACGAGCCTTACCCGATTCAGGCCGACGGGTTCGAGTTGACGGCGCAGGGTGCGGGCAACCGTCCGCGCCTCACGGTTTCAAATATTATGGGCTTTGTAACCGGTGCTGCGGAACAGTTCAACCATTTTGCGGGCGTGGCGGTAACGCGCCGCCAAACGTATGCCAAGTTTTTGGATGCAGTCAATTTTACGGCGGGCAACCCGCAGGCCGACCCCGTGCAGGAAATTGTATCGAAATACCTTGTCGAGCGATTGGTCTCGATGACGGCGGAATCGGCGGTGTTTGAGTTGGCGGCCCCTTCTGAATCAGACGGGGCATTGATACCTGCCCGCGTGATGCTGGCGGGGGTGTGTTGCTGGCAATACCGCGGCGAGGGATGCGGCTATACCGGGCGGGCGGTTGCAGACCGTTTCGATATCCCGACGGACGACCCCAAAAAAGACGAATGCAGCCGCGGATTGCTGGGCTGCCGTGCCCGTTTTGGTGATGGTGCGGTGTTACCGTTTGGCGGCTTTCCCAGTGCCGACAAGGTAGTGTCATGA
- a CDS encoding tyrosine-type recombinase/integrase codes for MGTITKRTNPSGNVVYRAQIRIKKTGYPDFSESRTFSKKAMAVEWLKRREAELELHPELLFQETKKTLCPTLREAAKRYAEEVATEYSESKFRTLNFVMNFEIADKRIDRLRREDFTSYAFKRQRGQPQLGLQPVKPATINSDLQYLRSVIKHAHFVWGLPVTWSEIDIAIEGLRRARVIGKADQRERLPTAEELQKLTDYFYFSWCRRSTNDMRVPMHLIIWFAIYSCRRQSEIGRLEWADLNMETRQWLVKDVKHPRGSKGNHKRFEIRDELLPVIEAIKDDQVQKQMRGNPNLLLGGYQSKTISTLFTKACKALFIDDLRFHDLRHEGATRLAENGLTIPQMQQVTLHGDWESMRIYTNLRPRPRRLDFKEAMQQAQQAV; via the coding sequence ATGGGCACTATTACCAAACGTACCAACCCTTCGGGCAACGTGGTGTATCGGGCGCAAATACGCATAAAGAAAACAGGATATCCCGATTTTTCCGAAAGCCGTACATTTTCCAAAAAGGCTATGGCCGTCGAATGGCTGAAACGGCGCGAAGCCGAACTAGAACTACATCCCGAGCTTTTGTTTCAGGAGACCAAAAAAACATTATGCCCGACGCTTCGGGAAGCTGCCAAGCGGTACGCGGAAGAAGTAGCAACCGAATACAGCGAATCAAAATTCCGAACGCTGAATTTTGTGATGAATTTTGAAATTGCAGACAAACGCATCGATAGATTGCGGCGGGAAGATTTCACGTCTTACGCCTTTAAACGTCAACGCGGGCAACCGCAATTAGGGCTACAACCGGTAAAACCAGCCACCATCAACAGCGATCTGCAATATTTACGCTCGGTTATCAAACACGCCCATTTTGTCTGGGGATTGCCTGTTACATGGTCTGAAATAGACATTGCTATCGAGGGATTACGAAGGGCACGGGTAATCGGCAAGGCCGACCAGCGGGAACGACTGCCAACAGCGGAAGAATTGCAGAAATTGACCGATTATTTTTACTTTTCTTGGTGCCGACGGTCAACCAACGATATGCGCGTACCCATGCATCTGATTATCTGGTTTGCGATTTATTCATGCCGCCGACAATCGGAAATAGGCCGGCTGGAATGGGCGGATTTGAATATGGAGACGCGGCAATGGCTGGTAAAAGACGTAAAACACCCGCGGGGCAGCAAGGGGAATCACAAAAGGTTTGAAATACGCGACGAACTATTGCCGGTTATCGAGGCGATTAAAGATGATCAAGTACAAAAACAAATGAGAGGAAATCCCAATCTGCTTTTAGGCGGATACCAATCGAAAACCATCAGCACGCTGTTTACAAAGGCATGCAAGGCTTTATTCATTGACGACTTGCGGTTCCATGATTTGCGGCACGAAGGCGCGACGCGTTTAGCAGAAAACGGCCTAACTATCCCGCAAATGCAACAGGTTACACTACACGGAGACTGGGAAAGCATGCGGATTTATACCAATTTGCGCCCACGACCGCGGCGACTTGATTTTAAGGAAGCAATGCAACAGGCGCAACAGGCCGTCTGA
- a CDS encoding DMT family transporter encodes METPLTHADTSQAPPPPPAANTQLPIPPLLALKLVLAALFWGGTFIAGKVLAQSIPLMTAAFGRFLIASALLVWISYKIERGLPRLNRQQMLGTALLGLTGIFLYNIFFFGALSHIPAGRTALFVSLSPITTALAAALFMGERLGTKRWIGIVTALFGAAIVITRGDLAGTVHDIGQSVGLGEILMTCAVIAWTVYTLISRKVLTSLSPIAATTYSTLWGTLFLGIGAIGQLDSLDAASFTWQVWVSIFYLGAFGTVAAFVWYYQGIRAVGPSRTIIFNNLVPVFGVLLSALLLGEPILMSMLLGGAISVAGVLLVNSK; translated from the coding sequence ATGGAAACTCCGCTAACACATGCCGACACTTCTCAAGCTCCGCCCCCTCCGCCTGCAGCTAACACCCAACTTCCTATTCCCCCGCTGCTTGCTCTGAAACTGGTATTGGCCGCTTTATTCTGGGGCGGCACGTTCATTGCCGGCAAAGTGTTGGCACAATCCATACCGCTGATGACCGCTGCTTTCGGGCGTTTTCTTATTGCCTCGGCGTTGCTGGTTTGGATTTCATACAAAATCGAACGAGGGCTACCCCGCCTCAACCGGCAGCAAATGCTCGGTACTGCGCTGCTGGGGCTTACCGGTATTTTTCTCTACAATATCTTTTTCTTCGGTGCACTTTCCCACATACCCGCAGGCCGCACGGCTTTATTCGTGAGCCTCAGCCCCATAACTACTGCTCTGGCGGCAGCATTGTTCATGGGCGAACGGCTCGGAACGAAACGCTGGATAGGTATCGTAACCGCTCTCTTCGGTGCCGCCATCGTGATTACCCGTGGCGATTTGGCCGGCACCGTGCACGATATCGGCCAATCGGTAGGCTTAGGCGAGATCTTAATGACATGCGCTGTAATCGCATGGACGGTTTACACCCTGATTTCCCGCAAGGTATTGACCTCACTCAGCCCCATTGCCGCCACAACCTATTCCACCCTTTGGGGCACGCTCTTTCTGGGCATCGGGGCAATCGGCCAGCTTGATTCGCTTGATGCGGCATCGTTTACCTGGCAGGTTTGGGTTTCCATTTTCTATCTGGGCGCATTCGGCACGGTTGCCGCATTCGTTTGGTATTATCAGGGTATACGTGCGGTGGGCCCTTCCCGCACCATCATATTCAACAACTTGGTACCCGTGTTCGGTGTGTTGCTTTCGGCACTGCTGCTGGGCGAACCGATTTTAATGTCGATGCTGCTGGGCGGAGCGATATCCGTAGCCGGTGTGCTGCTGGTAAACAGCAAATGA
- a CDS encoding phage tail protein yields MGGKSGGGARTPYEAPNTLSSAQTLRIIDAVCEGVVYGFANGNDAPLKSVFFNDTPVQNADGSYNFHGVTAYFLRGEQDQAYVPGFDGSERTVAVSSPVKKDTPVVRGVSDGLVTRIRVTVGVERNVSVQDNGDTLPASTRLTVELVGNGGKKEQRTIEFTEKSSGAYYHDVVFDTLPPVPFNIRVSRVTPDSNSDKLANKTFFASYVEIVDAKLCYPHTAVAALKIDSDQFGNQVPRRNYLLKGKMVKVPANYNPETRQYSGQTWDGSFKTAWTNNPAWVFYDLLTQPRYSTLARRLKVSDIDKWSLYQVARYCDQMVPDGFGGQEPRFVCNAYVTNARQAGELLTDLASVFMGLPVWNGNQVSVVLDSNSDPVAQYSNSNVVDGLFSYSGAGLKSVHTAVHVQYLDKYDGYRAKTEYIADDEAIKRYGLNIKQVTAFGCDSRGQAARYGAWTLQTELRQQNTVSFTVGREGLRHLPYDIIQVMDNDYAGAELSGRVSAVAGNTVTLDREVQATAGMTLYIASENGVVSAKVAAAPAKNQVRLDKPLAADAGVVWVLSGKVKPRLYRAIGIKENTDDGTYTITALLHDPQKYGVVDGWANFDRQRHTLHNVQPELINPNLQTENGAVVITWDNLTADGTVLTYDIKLYKDGKIYRHIPDAATPEIKLEGLPNGDYRAEIRGRNARGVLSQPLTKAWSLNYAITGLKTTPKMMAVQIDWTLPQTVVNDVVTELWYGTSNNRNQAKKLVSLPYPQNSYTVQGVAVSDRLWFWARIVDKAGVSGEFAAPVLGRSDPNPDPIVKQIAGSITESTLSRDLIASWEGKTDAARKLAEANAVADAARRVAAEAAERSREISRASQAAAQQLTAKAAEIGTRIGAVENVNSTQAQQISTVTAAHGQTAAGLEAERRARADGDRAEAAARNALAARVGNAESGITRLQQTVAEKDRGTATQLNSITASLNNLGGVNLLVDSEYTKMGAWNSSSQLSSSVFRGRRLIRLSPKSDGVAQIGVVQLAEKGLSRLVAGVRYTLSFNVQGTAGFSSTGLNYVYLMREKSEGGNYRLETIPITASLSNRVKVTFTAPWSSNTVRLLIGAYGTFAANDWFAFHSVKLERGSVATDWSATPDDLDVAVLAVDAALSNYKTAQAKKEIAWAQEINTAKAQIGKAAAEVTQMRETVATLDGKVRATYALKVETIAGGRKVAAGLQIGVDGQTADSQVLFYADKFGLVDPRSKQLKTPFVVVNDGGRAKVALDGDMIATGMIQGKHIAAGLTLQSPIIRAGRLEMGTFNMAADGSFTSAPKGNAGLTMTNKHIFFKDSKGRVVVVLGDVRGT; encoded by the coding sequence ATGGGCGGTAAATCAGGCGGCGGCGCGCGCACCCCTTACGAAGCACCGAATACGCTAAGCTCAGCGCAAACCCTGCGCATTATCGATGCAGTCTGCGAGGGTGTCGTATACGGTTTTGCCAACGGCAATGATGCGCCGCTCAAAAGCGTGTTTTTCAACGATACGCCTGTGCAGAATGCCGACGGCAGCTACAATTTCCACGGTGTAACGGCGTATTTCCTGCGCGGCGAGCAGGATCAGGCGTATGTGCCGGGATTTGACGGAAGTGAACGTACGGTGGCGGTATCTTCGCCTGTTAAAAAAGATACTCCGGTTGTGCGCGGCGTTTCAGACGGCCTTGTAACCCGCATCCGTGTAACGGTTGGCGTGGAGCGTAACGTATCCGTGCAGGATAACGGCGATACCTTGCCCGCATCTACCCGATTGACTGTGGAATTGGTTGGTAACGGCGGTAAAAAAGAACAGCGCACGATTGAGTTTACCGAAAAAAGCAGCGGCGCGTATTATCACGATGTGGTGTTCGATACCCTGCCGCCCGTGCCGTTTAACATCCGCGTCAGCCGCGTTACGCCTGACAGCAACAGCGACAAACTGGCCAACAAAACGTTTTTTGCGTCGTATGTGGAAATTGTCGATGCCAAGCTGTGTTACCCGCATACCGCCGTCGCCGCGCTGAAAATCGATTCCGACCAATTCGGCAACCAAGTGCCGCGCCGCAATTACCTGCTCAAAGGCAAAATGGTCAAAGTGCCGGCAAACTACAACCCCGAAACCCGACAATACAGCGGTCAAACGTGGGACGGCAGTTTTAAAACGGCGTGGACGAACAACCCTGCATGGGTTTTTTACGATTTGCTCACGCAGCCGCGTTACAGCACGCTGGCGCGCCGTCTGAAAGTATCCGATATCGACAAATGGAGCCTGTATCAGGTTGCCCGCTATTGCGATCAGATGGTGCCGGATGGTTTTGGCGGTCAAGAGCCGCGCTTTGTGTGCAATGCGTACGTAACCAATGCCCGCCAAGCCGGAGAGTTGTTAACCGACTTGGCCAGCGTGTTTATGGGATTGCCGGTTTGGAACGGCAATCAGGTGTCTGTGGTGTTGGACAGCAACAGCGACCCCGTGGCGCAATACTCCAATAGCAATGTGGTAGACGGCCTGTTTTCATATAGCGGGGCCGGTCTGAAATCGGTACATACCGCCGTGCATGTGCAGTATCTCGATAAGTACGACGGCTACCGCGCCAAAACAGAATACATTGCCGACGACGAAGCCATCAAACGTTACGGCCTCAATATCAAGCAGGTAACGGCGTTCGGCTGCGATTCGCGCGGGCAGGCGGCGCGCTACGGGGCGTGGACGCTGCAAACCGAATTGCGCCAACAAAACACGGTCAGCTTTACGGTTGGCCGCGAGGGATTGCGCCATCTGCCCTACGATATTATCCAAGTGATGGATAACGATTATGCGGGCGCGGAATTGAGCGGGCGCGTGTCGGCGGTGGCGGGCAATACGGTAACGCTCGATCGCGAAGTGCAGGCAACGGCAGGGATGACGTTGTATATCGCGTCTGAAAACGGTGTGGTATCGGCAAAAGTGGCGGCGGCTCCTGCTAAAAACCAAGTTCGGCTGGATAAACCTTTGGCGGCGGATGCGGGTGTGGTATGGGTTTTGTCCGGCAAAGTAAAGCCGCGGCTTTATCGTGCTATCGGCATCAAAGAAAACACCGACGACGGCACTTATACCATTACCGCATTGCTGCACGACCCGCAAAAATACGGTGTGGTGGACGGTTGGGCAAATTTCGACCGGCAGCGCCACACCCTGCACAATGTGCAGCCCGAGTTAATCAACCCGAACCTGCAAACCGAAAACGGTGCGGTGGTGATTACTTGGGACAACCTTACTGCCGACGGCACGGTATTAACCTACGATATCAAGCTGTACAAAGACGGTAAAATCTACCGTCATATTCCCGATGCGGCAACGCCTGAAATCAAGCTGGAAGGCTTGCCCAACGGCGATTACCGCGCTGAAATCCGCGGCAGGAATGCCCGCGGCGTGTTATCGCAGCCGTTGACCAAAGCATGGAGTCTGAATTACGCCATTACCGGTCTGAAAACCACGCCGAAAATGATGGCGGTGCAAATAGACTGGACGCTGCCGCAAACGGTGGTAAACGATGTTGTTACCGAATTGTGGTACGGTACCAGCAATAACCGCAATCAGGCTAAAAAGCTGGTATCGCTGCCGTATCCGCAAAACAGCTATACCGTACAAGGTGTGGCCGTATCCGACCGCTTGTGGTTTTGGGCGCGGATTGTGGATAAGGCGGGTGTGAGCGGTGAGTTTGCCGCGCCGGTATTGGGTCGCAGCGACCCAAACCCCGATCCGATTGTGAAACAAATTGCAGGCAGCATCACCGAAAGCACGTTAAGCCGCGATTTGATTGCTTCGTGGGAGGGTAAAACGGATGCGGCGCGTAAGTTGGCTGAAGCAAACGCCGTTGCGGATGCTGCGCGGCGTGTTGCTGCTGAAGCGGCGGAGCGGTCAAGAGAAATCAGCAGAGCTTCTCAAGCGGCCGCGCAGCAGTTGACGGCAAAAGCCGCAGAAATCGGCACGCGGATCGGTGCAGTGGAAAATGTTAATTCTACTCAAGCGCAGCAGATCAGCACTGTTACTGCGGCGCACGGTCAAACCGCGGCGGGTCTTGAAGCGGAAAGACGCGCGCGCGCCGACGGAGACAGGGCGGAAGCTGCTGCTCGGAATGCGCTTGCGGCTCGGGTTGGGAATGCAGAAAGTGGTATCACGCGCCTGCAACAAACGGTTGCTGAGAAAGACCGTGGTACGGCCACGCAGCTTAACTCGATCACGGCAAGTCTGAATAATTTGGGTGGTGTGAATCTGTTGGTAGATAGCGAGTACACTAAGATGGGTGCATGGAACTCGTCCAGTCAGCTATCTTCGTCGGTCTTTCGTGGTCGACGGCTTATCCGTTTATCCCCTAAATCAGATGGAGTAGCACAGATTGGTGTTGTGCAATTGGCTGAAAAAGGTCTGTCTAGGCTGGTTGCTGGAGTTCGGTACACGTTATCTTTTAACGTCCAAGGTACAGCAGGATTTTCTAGTACAGGCTTGAACTATGTGTACTTAATGCGAGAAAAAAGCGAAGGAGGTAACTACCGGCTAGAAACGATACCTATAACGGCATCTTTATCAAATCGTGTAAAAGTAACCTTTACCGCACCATGGTCAAGTAACACCGTGCGCCTGTTGATCGGAGCCTATGGTACGTTTGCCGCCAACGACTGGTTCGCATTTCATTCGGTCAAGTTGGAGCGCGGGTCGGTTGCTACGGACTGGTCAGCCACGCCTGATGACTTGGATGTGGCGGTGTTGGCTGTTGATGCGGCATTAAGCAATTATAAAACTGCCCAAGCTAAGAAAGAAATAGCGTGGGCGCAGGAAATTAATACGGCCAAAGCACAGATCGGAAAGGCAGCAGCAGAGGTAACTCAAATGCGGGAAACCGTAGCCACGTTAGACGGAAAAGTGCGGGCGACTTATGCGCTCAAGGTCGAAACCATTGCAGGTGGTCGTAAAGTTGCCGCGGGTTTGCAAATCGGTGTGGACGGCCAAACGGCAGACAGCCAAGTGTTGTTTTATGCCGATAAATTCGGCTTGGTTGACCCGCGCAGCAAGCAGTTGAAAACGCCGTTTGTGGTAGTGAACGACGGTGGGCGCGCCAAGGTTGCGCTCGACGGCGATATGATTGCCACCGGTATGATTCAGGGCAAGCATATTGCTGCGGGTCTGACCCTGCAATCACCGATTATCCGTGCCGGCCGGTTGGAAATGGGTACGTTTAACATGGCTGCCGATGGGTCGTTTACTTCGGCTCCCAAAGGCAATGCCGGTTTGACCATGACTAACAAACACATTTTTTTCAAAGACAGCAAGGGCCGTGTGGTAGTGGTTTTAGGTGATGTTAGAGGTACATAA
- the lysC gene encoding Rz1-like lysis system protein LysC, whose translation MNTNPPPADIAQPCPKIPHLSGDTGEDILPYILQLHSQYKDCAARHKALVKAWPK comes from the coding sequence ATGAATACCAACCCGCCGCCCGCTGATATAGCGCAGCCTTGCCCGAAAATCCCGCACCTTTCAGGCGACACAGGCGAGGATATTTTGCCGTATATTTTGCAATTGCACAGCCAATACAAGGACTGCGCTGCGCGGCACAAGGCATTGGTCAAAGCGTGGCCGAAATGA
- a CDS encoding phage holin family protein, whose translation MRGFFLWSENVIKQVAGHTVSGQTGSGISVTGAATTVAGFLADIPWVTVVGMMVAVFGFLINAYFGWRKDQREAREFVLKEQVYKSQIRHCECKDGGKDAEQN comes from the coding sequence ATGCGGGGATTTTTTTTGTGGAGTGAAAACGTGATTAAGCAAGTAGCAGGCCACACAGTAAGCGGTCAAACAGGGAGTGGCATCAGCGTTACCGGTGCCGCCACAACGGTAGCTGGATTTTTAGCAGATATACCGTGGGTAACGGTAGTCGGCATGATGGTGGCGGTGTTCGGATTTTTAATAAATGCATATTTTGGCTGGCGTAAAGATCAGCGTGAGGCGCGGGAGTTTGTTTTGAAGGAGCAGGTCTATAAAAGCCAGATTAGGCATTGCGAGTGCAAAGACGGGGGAAAAGATGCAGAACAAAACTAA
- a CDS encoding C40 family peptidase, whose translation MNICFDVARQIERYARANERREVCGFVLESSGAQWFYLCANTAADPEAYFSVSADDWLRAENHGDIAAVVHSHPENEPFLSPADRSSQVHTGLPWILYTGGRLKTFRCCPPLRGRVFEYGEYDCGALVRDAYMLAGIDLPDHVRTDLDGDAENQQLIKHIEACGFVRVSDGSLQAGDVFLTCTGGRPDHAALYLGNGEMLHHAYNQLSRREPYNAFWRDFTHSVWRHPQWEPEMIQAIENDLVYSAGL comes from the coding sequence ATGAATATTTGTTTTGATGTGGCACGGCAGATTGAGCGGTATGCGCGGGCCAACGAGCGGCGGGAAGTGTGCGGGTTTGTGTTGGAAAGCAGTGGCGCGCAATGGTTTTATCTTTGTGCCAACACGGCGGCGGATCCTGAAGCGTATTTTTCGGTGAGTGCAGATGATTGGCTGCGGGCTGAAAACCACGGCGATATTGCGGCGGTGGTGCATTCGCATCCTGAAAATGAGCCGTTTTTATCGCCTGCCGACCGTTCCAGCCAAGTGCATACCGGTTTGCCGTGGATTCTGTACACGGGAGGCCGTCTGAAAACATTCCGCTGCTGCCCGCCGTTGCGCGGGCGTGTGTTTGAGTATGGGGAATATGATTGCGGTGCGTTGGTACGTGATGCGTACATGTTGGCGGGGATTGATTTGCCTGATCATGTGCGCACGGATTTGGACGGCGATGCCGAAAACCAGCAACTGATTAAACACATTGAGGCTTGCGGGTTTGTGCGGGTTTCAGACGGCAGTTTGCAGGCGGGCGATGTGTTTTTAACCTGCACGGGAGGCCGCCCCGACCATGCCGCGCTGTATTTGGGCAACGGCGAAATGCTGCATCATGCCTACAACCAATTGAGCCGCCGTGAACCGTATAATGCTTTTTGGCGCGATTTTACGCATTCGGTGTGGCGGCATCCGCAATGGGAGCCTGAAATGATACAGGCAATCGAAAACGATTTGGTGTATTCGGCGGGATTATGA
- a CDS encoding tRNA dihydrouridine synthase: protein MTELKEKCRLILAPMQGLVDDVMRDLLTRIGGFDECVSEFVRITHTVHSRQTWLKHVPEIAGNNRTPAGVPCTVQLLGSDAENMAVNALEAVRFGADKIDLNFGCPAPTVNKHKGGAVLLKEPELIHHIVRTLRRSLPDHIPLTGKMRLGFEDKTLALECASAIAEGGACGLTVHARTKVEGYEPPAHWEWVCKIRESVHIPVTANGDVFTLQDYLDIKEVSGCNSVMLGRGAVMRPDLARQIKQFERGESITEADFGEISGWINLFFDLCLAKEANNKYPVARLKQWLGMMKKVYPQAQELFERIRTLKEAHEVKQVLLEFERMQRAKR, encoded by the coding sequence ATGACTGAATTAAAAGAAAAATGCAGATTAATTCTTGCACCCATGCAGGGGCTGGTGGACGATGTGATGCGCGACCTGCTGACCCGTATCGGCGGGTTCGACGAATGCGTGAGCGAATTTGTGCGCATTACCCATACCGTGCACTCGCGTCAAACTTGGCTGAAACATGTGCCGGAAATCGCCGGCAACAACCGAACGCCCGCCGGTGTGCCGTGCACCGTACAGCTTTTGGGCAGCGATGCGGAAAACATGGCGGTGAACGCGCTCGAAGCCGTGCGTTTCGGGGCGGATAAAATCGATCTTAATTTCGGCTGCCCCGCGCCCACCGTCAACAAACACAAAGGCGGGGCGGTGCTGTTGAAAGAGCCGGAGCTGATTCACCATATCGTCCGCACTTTGCGCCGAAGCCTGCCCGACCATATTCCGCTTACCGGCAAAATGCGTTTGGGCTTTGAAGACAAAACGCTCGCGCTCGAATGCGCCTCCGCCATTGCAGAAGGCGGTGCCTGCGGCCTGACCGTGCATGCGCGCACCAAAGTGGAAGGCTACGAACCGCCCGCGCATTGGGAATGGGTGTGTAAAATCCGCGAATCGGTGCACATTCCCGTTACCGCCAACGGCGACGTGTTTACTTTGCAGGATTATCTCGACATCAAAGAAGTAAGCGGCTGCAACAGCGTGATGCTCGGGCGCGGAGCGGTGATGCGGCCGGATTTGGCACGGCAGATTAAACAGTTTGAACGCGGCGAAAGCATTACCGAAGCGGATTTCGGCGAAATATCGGGGTGGATAAACCTGTTTTTTGACCTGTGTCTCGCCAAAGAAGCCAACAACAAATACCCCGTTGCCCGCCTAAAACAATGGCTGGGTATGATGAAAAAAGTATATCCGCAGGCCCAGGAATTGTTTGAACGCATCCGCACGCTAAAGGAAGCGCACGAGGTGAAACAGGTGTTGCTTGAGTTTGAACGAATGCAACGGGCAAAAAGATAA
- a CDS encoding lysozyme has product MQNKTKIWVGGMAASAAFFAALIQHEGFRSKPYLDSVGVPTIGIGSTVYPDGRKVKLTDPAITKKQAIAYAKHHSGKDENKFRALLAGVKLSQAEYDVYLDFAYNFGIHTFAKSSMLRNLKYGDYKAACRSLLKYKFAGGRDCSVRKNNCIGVWNRQLDRYNKCMAANQ; this is encoded by the coding sequence ATGCAGAACAAAACTAAAATCTGGGTTGGAGGGATGGCTGCTTCGGCGGCCTTTTTTGCCGCCTTGATACAGCATGAGGGGTTCCGTAGCAAGCCTTATCTTGATTCCGTGGGCGTGCCGACGATTGGTATCGGCAGCACCGTTTATCCTGATGGCCGAAAAGTAAAACTCACTGACCCTGCCATCACTAAGAAACAGGCAATTGCGTATGCCAAACATCATTCCGGCAAAGATGAAAATAAATTCCGTGCGTTGCTTGCCGGTGTCAAATTGAGCCAAGCTGAATATGATGTTTATTTGGATTTCGCATACAACTTTGGCATACACACTTTTGCGAAATCTTCGATGCTCCGCAATCTGAAGTACGGTGATTATAAGGCCGCCTGCCGGTCGTTATTAAAGTACAAGTTCGCCGGTGGTCGTGATTGCAGTGTACGTAAAAACAACTGTATCGGCGTGTGGAATCGCCAGCTTGACCGGTACAACAAGTGCATGGCGGCCAACCAATGA